The following proteins come from a genomic window of Mytilus trossulus isolate FHL-02 unplaced genomic scaffold, PNRI_Mtr1.1.1.hap1 h1tg000247l__unscaffolded, whole genome shotgun sequence:
- the LOC134701572 gene encoding histone H3.v1-like has product MMNQVEYMRGFGGEVERAELNFGRKKNIAVTPYKGYVYIHIGSLTSSRSITLGTDEFKELCNLKPVLLKAEAEIKKQLQKPSRKKKVIVVEEEEEEEEEEEEEEEEEEEEEEEEEEEEEEEEEEEEEEVEEEEVKKVTLKRKRKVIAISDSDEEAGVSESDVRKVIVAAESGPFKGLKKKKKTAGAGFILSEAVEDGE; this is encoded by the exons ATGATGAACCAGGTTGAGTACATGAGGGGATTTGGTGGAGAAGTAGAGCGGGCTGAGTTGAATTTTGGAAGAAAGAAGAACATTGCGGTTACACCGTACAAGGGATATGTTTATATCCACATAGGCAGTTTAACAAGTAGCAGAAGCATAACTCTTGGGACTGATGAGTTTAAAGAGCTATGCAATCTGAAGCCAGTTCTTTTAAAAGCTGAggcagaaataaaaaaacag ctGCAAAAACCTAGCAGGAAAAAGAAGGTTATAGTTGTTGaagaggaagaagaagaagaagaagaagaagaagaagaagaagaagaagaagaagaagaagaagaagaagaagaagaagaagaagaagaagaagaagaagaagaagaagaagaagtagaagaagaagaagtaaaaaaagttACTTTGAAAAGAAAg AGAAAGGTGATTGCTATCAGCGATAGCGATGAGGAGGCGGGAGTGTCAGAGTCGGACGTCAGAAAGGTGATTGTTGCAGCAGAATCTGGCCCGTTCAAGGGgctaaagaagaaaaagaaaacagctGGAGCTGGATTCATACTTTCTGAAGCAGTTGAAGATGGCGAGTGA